From Novipirellula galeiformis, the proteins below share one genomic window:
- a CDS encoding arginyltransferase encodes MNRPSEFRMPSDECRLVVVQDQLQPCPYLGDTMARMPLRLPIGNVTPEITDQMLAMGFRRSGDFVYRTQCPACQACHPTRLDVSTFRWTKSFKRVLRRGDQDLTWQWNPPSVDALRTEMFNQHRHQRNLGIRDEQVDEDAYRSFLSDSCCETRELSIWKANRLVAVSIVDIGRRSTSAVYTHFRPEESRYSLGTYAVLKQIEWAQATARQYVYLGMYVAENSHLNYKSRFQPQQRLVEGRWIDFDQR; translated from the coding sequence ATGAATCGGCCCAGTGAATTTCGCATGCCCAGTGACGAGTGTCGGCTCGTCGTGGTCCAGGACCAATTGCAACCGTGTCCGTATCTCGGCGACACGATGGCTCGTATGCCGCTTCGGCTTCCCATCGGCAACGTGACCCCGGAAATCACCGATCAAATGCTGGCGATGGGATTTCGCCGTAGCGGCGACTTTGTCTATCGCACGCAATGCCCTGCCTGCCAAGCATGTCATCCGACGCGGCTTGATGTGTCGACATTCCGGTGGACAAAATCGTTTAAACGCGTGCTCCGTCGTGGAGATCAAGACCTGACTTGGCAATGGAATCCACCAAGTGTCGATGCCCTGCGCACGGAAATGTTTAACCAACATCGTCACCAGCGAAACTTGGGAATCCGTGATGAACAGGTCGACGAAGACGCTTACCGCTCATTCCTCTCGGACTCGTGTTGCGAGACTCGTGAGCTCTCCATCTGGAAGGCGAACCGACTCGTTGCCGTTTCGATTGTCGACATCGGCCGGCGTAGCACTTCGGCGGTCTACACTCACTTTCGGCCCGAAGAGAGTCGCTACAGCCTGGGTACCTACGCGGTGTTAAAGCAAATCGAGTGGGCGCAAGCCACTGCTCGCCAATATGTTTATCTCGGTATGTACGTCGCCGAGAACTCGCACCTGAATTACAAGTCCCGCTTCCAACCGCAACAGCGTCTCGTGGAAGGCCGGTGGATTGATTTCGACCAACGGTGA
- a CDS encoding DUF1598 domain-containing protein, with the protein MMVQRLTCLGVPLGLFFVASFMTGDSLAQPPLSRLQSGEFAAALNDAANASPQQRDQFLAKISTAQSAVGDSVAANSTLRGIESAEARSQVIETNNGAAGGSSFADFGSLMALIETTVVPDTWESLGGPSTMAPYPQGVFVDPQGTLRECETLRHANAMDNLVAQLDDAATATGHAALFAPSAWRTPSPLRSVSLRRLRDALSSYQVSGQSVPESIQYLAGLSQVRFVQFTDDDIVLSGEVGGIETYQGWYRDRVTARNTMRLDFLLTCLAAAQNGQSFGCTIDPSREGLQNAVQAAVGIQNKSIPIGTAAEAVRVALGMQRVEVFGTPPDTVLGYVMVEADRHMKQLALGERELPEGAIDYLDAVDTLIARGPPRDLLLRLWFTASPRSVRSDTNQRVFEIQGTPIRLSGQNERAIASGQRGHLTNDPRTELFVADFNQNWDRIRQQYPIYGALESVYQAASIAELAQRYTEARAHDALIQSVSQFNADRPWMLTAPRQVESIATMHTVRHGKQNHHIVIASGGVSVDPKQTLPSQFDRYATLDAISASTDPRPRLLQRWWWDSEE; encoded by the coding sequence ATGATGGTTCAACGTCTTACGTGCCTTGGGGTTCCCCTTGGCCTGTTTTTTGTCGCTTCCTTTATGACGGGCGACAGTTTGGCTCAACCGCCTCTCAGTCGTCTGCAATCGGGCGAGTTTGCTGCAGCCCTGAATGATGCTGCAAACGCATCACCTCAACAGCGAGACCAATTTCTGGCAAAAATTTCGACGGCTCAATCCGCGGTCGGCGATTCGGTGGCGGCAAATTCGACGCTTCGAGGAATCGAATCCGCAGAGGCGAGGAGTCAGGTGATCGAAACGAACAATGGAGCGGCGGGAGGAAGTTCGTTTGCCGATTTTGGTTCGCTGATGGCGCTGATCGAAACCACGGTTGTTCCCGATACCTGGGAATCTCTCGGCGGCCCCAGCACAATGGCCCCCTATCCTCAAGGGGTTTTTGTTGATCCCCAGGGAACGTTGCGCGAGTGTGAAACGTTGAGGCATGCCAATGCGATGGACAATCTAGTCGCCCAGCTCGACGATGCTGCGACTGCAACCGGTCATGCCGCCTTGTTTGCACCGTCAGCGTGGCGCACGCCCTCGCCGCTACGCAGCGTTTCACTGCGTCGATTACGCGACGCCCTTTCGTCATACCAGGTTTCGGGCCAGAGCGTTCCCGAGTCCATCCAGTATCTCGCAGGTTTATCCCAAGTCCGCTTTGTTCAATTCACCGACGACGACATTGTCCTCTCGGGTGAAGTGGGGGGCATCGAGACGTATCAAGGATGGTATCGGGATCGGGTCACCGCTCGCAACACCATGCGACTCGACTTTTTGTTGACTTGTTTGGCGGCTGCACAGAATGGCCAATCGTTTGGCTGTACGATCGATCCATCGCGTGAAGGTTTGCAAAACGCGGTCCAAGCTGCGGTGGGAATTCAAAACAAGTCGATTCCAATTGGCACTGCCGCCGAAGCGGTCCGCGTTGCCTTAGGAATGCAGCGAGTCGAGGTGTTTGGTACGCCACCGGACACGGTGTTGGGGTATGTGATGGTCGAAGCCGACCGGCACATGAAGCAACTTGCCCTCGGTGAGCGTGAATTGCCCGAGGGAGCGATCGACTACCTCGATGCCGTCGACACCTTGATCGCCCGAGGCCCGCCGCGCGATTTACTGTTGCGTCTGTGGTTTACCGCATCCCCGCGAAGCGTGCGTTCAGATACGAATCAACGAGTTTTTGAAATCCAAGGCACTCCGATTCGCTTGAGCGGCCAAAACGAACGCGCGATCGCCAGCGGCCAACGTGGCCATCTGACAAACGATCCTCGCACGGAGTTGTTTGTTGCCGATTTTAATCAGAATTGGGATCGGATCCGCCAGCAGTATCCGATCTATGGGGCTCTTGAATCGGTCTATCAAGCGGCGTCGATTGCCGAGTTAGCCCAACGCTATACCGAAGCGCGTGCCCACGATGCATTGATTCAAAGTGTGTCGCAGTTCAATGCCGATCGGCCTTGGATGTTGACTGCCCCGCGGCAAGTCGAATCGATCGCGACGATGCACACGGTTCGCCACGGCAAGCAAAACCACCACATCGTGATCGCCAGTGGAGGCGTGTCGGTCGACCCAAAGCAAACACTGCCGTCACAATTCGATCGCTACGCAACGCTCGATGCCATCTCAGCATCCACCGATCCACGCCCTCGTCTGCTCCAACGTTGGTGGTGGGACAGTGAGGAGTGA
- the rnpA gene encoding ribonuclease P protein component codes for MRYRFPKSRRIVHSSQFTLILRRGVCVADGVLVLFAVKRDSKSASRIGVTIPKRTGNAVARNHWKRLIRESFRTQQDRVPDGIDIIVRPKKGAKASWPPIQKSIPYLTRKAIKRLG; via the coding sequence GTGCGTTATCGGTTTCCCAAATCCCGCCGCATCGTCCACAGTTCGCAGTTCACCTTGATCCTGCGTCGCGGAGTGTGCGTGGCTGACGGCGTGTTGGTGCTGTTTGCTGTTAAACGTGACAGCAAATCGGCGAGTCGGATTGGCGTGACGATTCCCAAACGAACTGGAAACGCAGTCGCCCGCAACCATTGGAAACGATTGATCCGCGAATCCTTTCGAACTCAGCAAGACCGTGTCCCGGACGGGATCGATATCATCGTCCGCCCTAAAAAGGGAGCGAAAGCGAGTTGGCCCCCCATTCAAAAATCAATTCCGTATCTGACTCGCAAAGCGATCAAGCGGTTGGGATGA
- a CDS encoding DnaJ C-terminal domain-containing protein translates to MAEDLYQILGVARDATKDDIKKAHRKLALKYHPDKNQDDKTAREKFKRVQEAYDVLSDEEKRAAYDRYGADFEKIRGGGFNPHAGGGGGAGFEGLDLEQIFGGRGGGDVKFEGGFSDFFEQLMGGGARGGAGRGAGRGRRAAPPQRGGNIRHELELPLQTAVLGGTTEFYLNRTGKNEKLSVTIPPGVETGSKIRLRDQGEPSPNGGPRGDLILLIKVSDHPHFRRIGKNLELKLPVSLSEAMLGAKIDVPTPSGTVTLSVPAGTSSGRRLRLKGQGIRNRDGSAGDLIVELQIRLPESIDDESKELVEKFAERNPLNLRHDLSF, encoded by the coding sequence GTGGCAGAAGATCTTTACCAAATTTTAGGCGTCGCTCGCGACGCCACGAAAGACGATATCAAGAAAGCTCACCGCAAGTTGGCGTTGAAATATCATCCAGATAAGAATCAGGACGATAAAACGGCACGCGAGAAGTTTAAGCGTGTCCAGGAAGCTTACGACGTACTCAGCGATGAAGAAAAACGTGCGGCTTATGACCGCTATGGTGCGGATTTCGAGAAAATTCGCGGCGGGGGCTTCAACCCTCACGCCGGCGGTGGTGGCGGCGCGGGCTTTGAAGGACTCGATTTGGAACAAATATTTGGTGGCCGCGGTGGCGGTGACGTCAAATTCGAAGGTGGCTTCTCCGACTTCTTTGAACAACTGATGGGCGGTGGAGCACGCGGCGGTGCAGGAAGAGGCGCCGGCCGTGGCCGTCGTGCCGCGCCCCCGCAACGGGGTGGCAACATTCGTCATGAATTGGAATTGCCACTCCAAACCGCTGTCTTGGGAGGCACGACAGAGTTCTATTTAAATCGCACCGGCAAAAATGAAAAGTTGTCGGTCACGATCCCACCCGGTGTGGAAACGGGATCAAAAATCCGCTTGCGTGACCAAGGCGAACCGTCGCCAAATGGAGGGCCTAGGGGAGATTTGATCTTGTTGATCAAAGTATCCGACCACCCTCACTTCCGCCGGATCGGCAAAAACTTGGAACTCAAGCTCCCCGTTTCTCTATCCGAAGCGATGCTAGGAGCCAAGATCGACGTGCCGACCCCCTCAGGCACAGTCACCTTGTCGGTTCCTGCGGGCACCAGCAGCGGCCGACGATTGCGGCTGAAAGGCCAGGGGATTCGCAATCGCGATGGCTCGGCAGGCGACTTGATCGTCGAACTGCAAATTCGTTTACCTGAATCGATCGATGATGAGTCGAAGGAATTGGTCGAGAAGTTTGCCGAACGAAATCCGCTGAACCTGCGACACGATTTGTCGTTCTAA
- a CDS encoding acyl-CoA thioesterase, translating into MKHHSLELRVRYDECDPMGFVHHSNYLRYFEIGRTELLRASGGCYREMEASGQLVVVVRVDCRYKRPAQYDDLITVQTSIARVTAAKIIHEYTITRKTPSGQPETLVDATVTLAVIDRDGKVQRVPQALLDQYEEE; encoded by the coding sequence ATGAAACATCATTCGCTTGAACTTCGCGTTCGGTATGACGAGTGCGATCCGATGGGCTTTGTCCATCACTCGAATTACTTGCGTTACTTCGAAATCGGTCGCACTGAGTTGCTAAGAGCCTCCGGCGGTTGCTACCGTGAAATGGAAGCGTCTGGACAACTGGTCGTTGTCGTACGTGTCGACTGCCGCTACAAGCGACCGGCTCAATACGATGACCTGATCACGGTGCAGACCTCCATCGCTCGCGTGACAGCCGCCAAGATCATTCACGAGTATACGATCACGCGAAAGACTCCATCCGGGCAACCGGAGACGCTAGTCGATGCTACCGTGACATTGGCAGTGATCGACCGTGATGGGAAAGTGCAACGAGTGCCGCAGGCGCTGTTGGATCAGTATGAAGAGGAGTGA
- a CDS encoding polysaccharide biosynthesis tyrosine autokinase produces the protein MSDTSADSTNLLASLWRYRWAVILPAIVGATAGFLLYLKTPETFRASTRLIVESDRPAILDSMTGDVIGGVPSVDILSSHLYSDRVVKMAFDNPEMVPLQERFGGDPTRYNGTARGGLSLTVEGTGGRVAQSFVAVLSFEHSDAELCEASVKAFSDAMQTFFNERQKSSRSELLQLISVAIEQLHPKMTDLEKQYRDFRRDAPLAWNSQGEAINPHRESQLFLTGKRSELNEQMRQKATQLAAVESIYSQANDHLIAMAVISKLLNVNLELSNVENEITRNLVDADVELAQLKLDQQLVPLIIERNKMANEFGASHPTVKQLDTELSLMKSELRRIVVDQTKRLMEIKKENEIKTIDPKEKAKEAISAVLIAAKAELDLLKNQILELDKQIVDERAAAIELAKYEQDNVAMLRELERNRDLMDQLEEQMARVSLTEEEGGTRVQELTAPSRAGRVGPNLTRTLAMGTFIGLVIGAGLALLLEMNANTFRDPEEISALLAVPVLTHVPFFKGRIRKPTKDEINPYKDLDPGMAVLHQPASVAAEAIRSCRTAIFFELAGIDGGKVVQVTSPLPGDGKTTVAGNLACSIAQSGKRVLVIDCDLRRPQITDNFAMKSKLGLSNVLNGDCDPSEACHETPLSTLQVMPSGPIPANPAEALTLPEMGELIELLREDYDYVILDTPPLLVVTDPSITAGMADGVIMALRIRRKSKPNAKESVNILRSVGANLFGVVINNSDEAGTSDGYKGYGYYRYGRYTNRYRRRNGSDTSKGRDSSRSNMAPVVVKGRGSTSSRKAKKAVPLSMTGVDSDV, from the coding sequence ATGAGTGACACCAGCGCGGACTCGACGAACCTGCTGGCATCACTTTGGCGTTACCGATGGGCGGTGATCCTACCTGCGATCGTGGGTGCTACGGCCGGCTTTTTGTTGTACCTGAAAACACCGGAAACTTTTCGAGCGTCCACTCGCTTGATTGTGGAATCGGATCGTCCGGCGATCCTTGACTCGATGACCGGTGACGTGATTGGCGGGGTTCCGAGTGTCGACATTCTGAGCTCCCATCTGTATAGCGACCGTGTCGTAAAGATGGCGTTCGACAATCCAGAGATGGTGCCGTTACAGGAACGTTTTGGTGGCGACCCGACCCGATACAACGGCACCGCCCGTGGTGGGCTGTCGCTTACCGTTGAAGGCACAGGAGGAAGGGTTGCACAATCATTCGTTGCCGTGTTGAGCTTCGAGCACTCTGATGCCGAACTTTGCGAAGCTTCGGTCAAAGCATTCAGCGATGCGATGCAAACGTTCTTTAACGAACGACAAAAAAGTTCTCGTAGTGAACTGTTGCAATTGATCTCTGTTGCGATCGAACAATTGCATCCAAAGATGACGGACCTTGAAAAGCAATACCGAGATTTTCGCCGCGATGCCCCGCTCGCTTGGAACAGCCAAGGTGAAGCAATTAATCCTCACCGCGAAAGCCAACTTTTCTTAACCGGTAAACGAAGTGAACTCAACGAGCAGATGCGTCAAAAGGCGACACAACTCGCAGCGGTAGAGTCAATTTACAGCCAAGCCAATGATCATCTGATCGCCATGGCAGTGATCAGCAAACTGCTGAACGTCAATCTCGAATTGTCGAACGTCGAAAATGAGATCACACGAAATCTGGTTGACGCCGATGTGGAGCTTGCTCAGTTGAAACTGGATCAACAACTGGTCCCTTTGATCATTGAACGCAACAAGATGGCGAACGAATTTGGTGCCAGCCATCCGACAGTCAAACAATTGGACACCGAACTCTCTTTGATGAAGAGCGAGCTTCGTCGCATCGTTGTGGACCAAACCAAGCGGTTGATGGAAATAAAGAAAGAGAATGAAATCAAAACGATTGATCCCAAAGAAAAAGCCAAGGAAGCGATTTCGGCAGTACTGATCGCTGCGAAGGCAGAATTAGACCTGCTGAAGAATCAAATTCTCGAGCTAGACAAACAAATTGTTGATGAAAGAGCCGCGGCAATCGAGTTGGCAAAATACGAACAAGACAATGTCGCAATGCTTCGGGAGCTTGAACGAAACCGAGACTTAATGGACCAACTTGAAGAGCAGATGGCTCGAGTCAGTTTAACCGAAGAGGAAGGCGGAACTCGGGTACAAGAACTCACCGCCCCTTCGAGGGCGGGCCGAGTGGGTCCCAATCTGACGCGAACCCTTGCCATGGGCACGTTTATTGGACTTGTGATTGGTGCCGGCTTGGCACTGCTGCTTGAAATGAACGCCAATACGTTCCGAGATCCAGAGGAAATTTCCGCACTTTTAGCAGTCCCCGTTTTGACGCACGTTCCGTTCTTCAAAGGTCGAATTCGGAAACCAACGAAAGATGAAATCAATCCATACAAGGATTTGGATCCGGGGATGGCGGTGTTGCATCAACCCGCATCCGTCGCGGCTGAAGCGATCCGCTCTTGCCGCACTGCGATTTTCTTTGAGTTAGCGGGGATTGATGGCGGCAAAGTAGTGCAGGTCACCAGCCCGCTGCCGGGTGACGGTAAAACGACCGTCGCTGGCAACTTGGCTTGTTCGATTGCACAAAGCGGCAAACGTGTACTCGTGATCGATTGTGACCTTCGTCGCCCGCAAATCACCGATAACTTTGCGATGAAGAGCAAACTGGGGCTGTCAAACGTTCTCAACGGCGATTGCGATCCGAGTGAGGCCTGTCACGAAACTCCGCTTAGCACCTTGCAGGTGATGCCTAGTGGCCCCATTCCCGCGAATCCCGCCGAAGCATTAACGCTGCCCGAGATGGGCGAATTGATTGAGTTACTGCGTGAAGACTACGACTACGTGATCCTGGACACTCCACCGCTATTGGTCGTTACCGACCCAAGCATTACCGCGGGGATGGCGGATGGGGTGATAATGGCACTGCGAATTCGCCGCAAGAGTAAGCCGAACGCGAAAGAGTCTGTGAACATTTTGCGAAGCGTCGGCGCCAACCTGTTCGGAGTAGTCATCAACAACTCAGATGAGGCAGGTACAAGCGATGGTTACAAGGGGTATGGCTACTATCGCTATGGCCGCTACACCAACCGATACCGTCGCCGTAATGGCAGTGACACTAGCAAGGGACGGGACTCTTCGAGGTCCAATATGGCTCCCGTCGTGGTTAAGGGCCGAGGAAGCACTTCATCGAGGAAAGCGAAAAAGGCCGTGCCCCTGTCGATGACAGGGGTTGATTCGGACGTTTAA
- a CDS encoding glycosyltransferase family 2 protein, with product MKISVITAVFNRESTLASTIDSVASQLATEHEHILVDGMSTDGTADVIAANKPRIATSIREPDDGIYDALNKGIRAATGDVVGFLHADDLFYSREALRRISDTFSREKVDAVYGDLVYVDAANPDRVIRYWKSGHFDARRFRRGWMPPHPTVYVRKSVYEKFGMYLTDFGSAADYEWIVRLMVHQQIRVGYIPEILVKMRVGGESNATLKNRITANRDDRRAWTANGLKPPWGLRLTKPLSKLPQFLRGKSMFPQSMST from the coding sequence ATGAAGATTTCCGTCATCACTGCTGTATTCAATCGAGAATCGACCCTCGCGTCGACAATCGACAGCGTGGCATCACAGCTTGCGACCGAGCATGAACACATTCTTGTCGACGGGATGTCCACGGATGGCACCGCGGACGTCATCGCTGCGAACAAGCCCCGTATCGCAACAAGCATCCGTGAGCCTGACGACGGTATCTATGATGCGTTAAACAAGGGCATCCGAGCGGCGACCGGCGATGTGGTTGGCTTTCTGCATGCCGACGACTTGTTCTATTCACGAGAGGCATTGCGACGGATTTCCGATACGTTTTCGCGAGAAAAAGTGGACGCCGTCTATGGTGACTTAGTTTACGTGGATGCGGCAAACCCCGACCGCGTGATTCGCTATTGGAAGTCGGGACACTTTGATGCACGTCGCTTCCGACGAGGTTGGATGCCACCTCATCCGACCGTCTACGTTCGAAAATCGGTCTACGAGAAGTTCGGAATGTATCTAACGGACTTCGGATCGGCCGCCGATTACGAATGGATCGTCCGACTGATGGTTCACCAACAAATTCGAGTGGGCTACATTCCAGAGATTCTCGTCAAGATGCGGGTGGGCGGTGAAAGCAACGCCACGCTAAAAAATCGGATTACGGCGAACCGTGATGATCGGCGAGCTTGGACGGCAAATGGTCTAAAACCACCATGGGGATTACGTCTGACTAAACCGCTATCCAAACTGCCCCAGTTTTTAAGGGGCAAAAGCATGTTCCCCCAAAGCATGTCTACCTGA
- a CDS encoding glycosyltransferase family 2 protein — protein sequence MPMISAIVICRNEAANIARCIQSLDWCSEVIVVDDNSTDGTADIARSAGAKVMNHAFESFASQRNWAMRQPQVQGEWILHFDADETSTPSFARAVSDAVRVAPNDCAAFALCRKTMFQGTWLKYSDGFPVWIMRLVRRNTPAFEDSGHGEVPIPRLVGTIPKINEPFIHDAFSKGISNWIERHNKYSTYESALERQAEPNFMFRQLISKDRAIRRHALRGLSRRLPARPVVRFFYQYLLKCGFLDGRPGLRFCLLMAIYEWFIILKKSERDLQ from the coding sequence ATGCCCATGATTTCCGCCATCGTTATTTGCCGCAATGAAGCTGCCAATATCGCCCGCTGCATCCAATCGCTTGACTGGTGCAGCGAGGTGATTGTGGTTGACGACAACTCGACCGATGGCACAGCGGACATTGCTCGCAGCGCGGGGGCAAAAGTCATGAACCATGCCTTCGAAAGCTTTGCTTCGCAGCGAAACTGGGCGATGCGACAACCCCAAGTACAAGGCGAATGGATTTTGCATTTCGATGCCGATGAGACATCAACGCCTTCGTTCGCAAGGGCAGTGAGCGATGCGGTCCGAGTCGCGCCGAATGATTGCGCTGCGTTTGCCCTGTGTCGTAAGACCATGTTCCAAGGGACATGGCTAAAGTATTCCGATGGATTCCCCGTATGGATTATGCGTCTGGTAAGACGCAACACGCCTGCGTTTGAAGATTCAGGACATGGCGAGGTACCGATTCCTCGGCTTGTTGGAACCATTCCAAAGATTAACGAACCCTTTATTCACGATGCGTTCAGCAAGGGAATCTCTAACTGGATCGAACGGCATAACAAGTATTCGACTTACGAGTCTGCTCTCGAGCGACAAGCAGAGCCCAATTTCATGTTTCGCCAATTGATCTCTAAAGATCGAGCAATTCGCCGACATGCCCTGCGAGGCCTTAGCCGCAGATTGCCCGCACGCCCCGTTGTTCGATTCTTTTACCAGTACTTGCTCAAATGCGGCTTTTTAGACGGAAGACCAGGCCTACGATTCTGTCTGCTGATGGCGATTTATGAATGGTTTATTATTCTAAAAAAATCGGAACGAGATTTACAATGA